A single window of Uloborus diversus isolate 005 chromosome 5, Udiv.v.3.1, whole genome shotgun sequence DNA harbors:
- the LOC129221976 gene encoding uncharacterized protein LOC129221976, producing MDRRTGERRIETKVRTDGSVVSTAVVSRCNFDDRWDWDDSLTVRTVVSEETFSPTFGEFVPGVAMASDEQEAEIITQRDEEDHATADARDEESGSGLEPSSPRVQRLMGLLNRDEERRSKRRPASEDQDGEWERILRDVLASVHELESWEGRRRADVRDAEEHPSAEHPQSDPGVDMEAEALSPPAKGETPTKVKSLRFKLDPDVFDVPSDDSFYDDEQEESRSWRRPQQPRYKAFSSLDLGHSDEPVRLVSVQASVVPAGQKMVARPMGIDLRVRLTEERQSKRAHVGTSPSQAKRRSPVSDGWCQELSPVTENVDWRETFTSVEEPKVIIPNGILKTPSPKTTPEDAKGSPKSGDSSFHTKTKKIEVSNNPFKSMTDDATKSLNEKKDTVPTTVVQKPKVPWKPPHLEKKTFSLPRKKFEPDPEAIERITGYKVALSKPPLPPPMFHKVSAVPMRISKAELARKQYLDSKAQLAKGGADGAKKFQQFLQQAQSDRARIGNSVPDLCAIEKAVVEQWAREKNSASSPRESPAREEEFKPNESISSRGSTPDDAWASYVQSCRRYFGRRSQSMSYLETDVDIVPNLEEVDKCYSVSALNEEVPSAPDDSDMDQSREDLDDSGRAKSEHELRVERSLRSLPLPDWYKKSDKPKSGFILSSSKEKRGWAAAKSLTSSTSSLASCGLRRPTAVRSLLSSREDIPWSSPDGPTLSLALAKAFREPYLGWRRARTPTSSGVSSSPRGASPPSSWGAATTTDEDEVLNGEVSFDGEDAFIGRTSSLSEDDNRKKIDPPSLDDTGADVATVSMDTGDPIKLPGGEDTCEDINNMSMDTCEMFDADDRVEDDAPSATADTGDDIDNLSTDTTDNKECKDISRDCYDTTQSFSKEYNDTTKDSKEILKDLSKNHIDKLKDFSKDEEDNSKNSSVCENNNSIDSSEIYSNDVSQNYSKDTTKNLTEDISQNYNNVISQNHSNGNSYSYSKNYTSKDTSNSSKVKDRLKDSKLKDSNKLKRYSYSQSIYHSEWDDEEESRGDRKGVRSASPSPDGHKIIWIESSFVGSRTTTSIVVLPQDNISSRSGNVIERPASR from the exons ATGGACCGACGGACGGGAGAGCGGCGGATCGAGACAAAGGTGCGCACGGACGGGAGCGTCGTGTCCACTGCTGTGGTCAGCAGATGCAACTTCGACGACCGGTGGGACTGGGACGACTCGCTGACCGTCCGGACCGTGGTCAGTGAGGAGACCTTCAGCCCCACTTTCGGAGAGTTCGTACCCGGCGTCGCTATGGCGAGTGATGAGCAAGAGGCAGAGATCATCACCCAGCGGGATGAGGAGGATCATGCCACAGCTGATGCGCGGGATGAGGAGTCCGGAAGCGGACTGGAGCCGAGCTCTCCTCGTGTCCAGCGCTTGATGGGGCTCCTGAACCGGGATGAGGAGCGGCGTTCGAAGCGCCGGCCGGCATCCGAGGATCAAGACGGCGAGTGGGAGCGTATCCTGCGCGACGTCCTGGCGAGCGTCCACGAGCTGGAGAGCTGGGAAGGGCGCAGGCGCGCTGACGTCAGGGATGCGGAGGAGCATCCGTCTGCCGAGCATCCTCAGTCGGATCCCGGCGTCGACATGGAAGCGGAGGCCCTGAGCCCGCCCGCCAAAGGCGAGACGCCGACCAAGGTGAAGAGCCTGCGCTTCAAGCTCGATCCTGACGTTTTTGACGTTCCTTCGGACGACAGCTTCTATGACGATGAGCAAG agGAAAGTCGTTCTTGGAGGAGGCCACAACAACCTCGTTATAAAGCCTTTTCTTCTCTTGATCTTGGACACAGTGACGAACCAGTTCGACTCGTATCAGTTCAAGCAAGTGTAGTACCGGCCGGTCAAAAAATGGTCGCTAGGCCAATGGGCATTGACCTCAGAGTCCGGTTGACAGAAGAGAGACAGAGCAAGAGAGCGCATGTGGGCACAAGCCCCTCTCAAGCTAAGCGGAGGAGCCCAGTATCAGACGGCTGGTGTCAAGAACTAAGTCCTGTGACTGAAAATGTAGATTGGAGAGAAACGTTTACATCTGTAGAAGAACCAAAAGTTATAATACCAAACGGAATTCTCAAGACACCATCTCCCAAAACTACGCCTGAAGATGCGAAAGGTTCTCCCAAATCAGGTGATTCAAGTTTTcacacaaaaactaaaaaaatagaaGTCTCAAATAATCCTTTTAAATCTATGACAGATGATGCTACTAAATcattaaatgagaaaaaagatACTGTGCCTACAACAGTTGTGCAGAAGCCAAAAGTTCCATGGAAACCACCTCatttagagaaaaaaacattttcgttgCCGAGGAAGAAGTTCGAACCTGATCCTGAAGCTATTGAAAGAATAACAGGATATAAAGTTGCTCTTTCAAAGCCACCTCTCCCCCCTCCTATGTTTCACAAAGTATCTGCAGTTCCTATGAGAATAAGCAAAGCTGAACTGGCCCGCAAACAATATCTGGACAGTAAAGCTCAACTCGCAAAAGGAGGAGCAGATGGGGCCAAAAAATTTCAGCAGTTTCTTCAGCAAGCTCAGAGTGATCGTGCTCGAATAGGGAACAGTGTACCAGACTTATGTGCCATAGAAAAAGCCGTTGTGGAGCAATGGGCTCGTGAGAAAAACAGCGCGTCTTCACCGCGAGAAAGTCCAGCAAGAGAAGAAGAGTTCAAACCAAATGAATCAATTTCCTCTCGAGGCAGTACTCCAGATGACGCATGGGCGAGTTACGTGCAATCCTGTCGAAGGTATTTTGGACGCCGCAGCCAGAGTATGAGCTATCTCGAGACGGATGTAGATATAGTGCCCAACTTGGAAGAAGTTGACAAATGCTATAGTGTGAGTGCCCTGAACGAAGAGGTTCCATCTGCTCCAGACGATTCTGATATGGATCAAAGTCGCGAAGATTTAGATGATTCAGGGCGAGCGAAATCAGAGCACGAATTACGTGTTGAGCGGTCTTTACGCAGTCTTCCTCTCCCAGATTGGTACAAGAAGTCTGATAAACCAAAAAGTGGATTCATTCTCAGCTCTTCAAAAGAAAAGCGGGGCTGGGCTGCCGCGAAATCACTGACCTCTTCTACATCCAGCTTAGCTTCGTGTGGATTAAGGAGACCCACTGCAGTCAGATCACTTCTATCGTCCAGAGAAGATATCCCTTGGTCATCGCCAGATGGCCCAACGCTGTCTTTGGCTCTCGCTAAAGCTTTCAGGGAACCTTATTTAGGTTGGAGAAGAGCAAGGACTCCTACCAGCAGCGGGGTCTCAAGTTCTCCTAGGGGTGCATCACCGCCTTCTTCTTGGGGAGCGGCGACCACGACTGACGAAGATGAAGTTCTCAATGGAGAAGTCTCCTTCGACGGAGAAGATGCTTTTATAGGGCGTACGTCCTCGCTTTCAGAGGACGACAACAGGAAAAAGATCGACCCTCCGTCGTTGGATGATACTGGAGCAGACGTGGCTACCGTTTCCATGGACACCGGTGATCCCATCAAGCTACCGGGGGGAGAAGATACATGCGAAGATATAAACAACATGTCAATGGATACCTGTGAGATGTTtgatgccgatgatcgagtagaGGATGACGCTCCATCTGCAACTGCCGACACTGGTGATGACATCGATAACTTGTCCACTGACACTACGgacaataaagaatgcaaagatATATCGAGAGATTGTTATGACACTACTCAGAGTTTTAGCAAAGAATATAATGATACAACTAAAGACAGTAAAGAAATATTGAAGGATCTCAGCAAAAATCACATAGATAAACTCAAGGACTTCAGTAAAGACGAGGAAGATAACTCAAAAAACAGCAGTGTGTGTGAAAATAACAATAGTATTGATAGTTCTGAAATTTACAGTAACGATGTCTCTCAAAATTACAGTAAAGACACTACCAAAAATCTCACTGAAGATATTTCACAAAATTACAATAATGTTATTTCCCAGAATCATAGTAACGGTAATTCATACAGTTACAGCAAAAACTATACCAGTAAGGATACATCAAATTCATCAAAGGTAAAAGATCGCCTGAAAGACTCTAAACTCAAAGATTCCAATAAACTGAAACGTTATTCATATAGTCAAAGCATTTACCACAGCGAATGGGATGACGAGGAGGAATCAAGAGGTGATCGCAAAGGAGTGAGGAGTGCTAGTCCATCACCCGATGGCCACAAAATCATCTGGATAGAATCTTCTTTTGTTGGCTCCAGAACTACAACATCCATAGTAGTCCTACCGCAGGATAACATATCTTCTCGGAGCGGAAACGTCATAGAAAGGCCGGCTTCTAGGTAG